The Mobula hypostoma chromosome 1, sMobHyp1.1, whole genome shotgun sequence genome includes the window ctatcgtttccgcctccaacACCaccgtcggcagcccattccacgcactcaccactctgcgtaaaaaacttacccctgacatctcctctgtacctacttccaagcaccttaaaactgtgccttctcgcacgagccatttcagccctgggaaaaagcctctgactatccacatgatcaatgcctctcattatcttgtacacttctatcacgtCACTGCTCATTCTCTgccactctaaggagaaaaggcagagtttactcaacctaatctcataaggtatgctccccaatccaggcaatatccgtgtaaatctcctctgcaccctttctatggtttccacattcttcctgtagtgaagcgaccaaaattgagcacagtagtggggtctgaccagggtcctatgtagctgcaacattacctctcggctcttaaaatcaatcgcaagattgatgaaggccaatgcatcgtatgcctttttaaccacagagtcaacctgcacaacagccttgagtgtcctatggactctgaccccaagatccctctgatcctccacactgccaagagtcttaccattaaggctgtattctgccatcatatttgacctaccaaaatgaaccacttcacagttatctgggttgaactccatctgccatttctcagtgcacttttgcatcctgtcaatgtcccgctgtcacctctgacaggcctccatactatccacaacacccccaacctttgtgtcatcagcaaatttactaacccatccctccactttcccttccaggtcatttataaaaatcacaaagagtaggggtcccagaacagatccctgaggcacaccactggtcacctacctccatgcaaaatatgacccgtttacaaccagtctttgccttctgtgggcaagccagttttggatccacaaagcaatgtccccttggatcccatgcctccttactttctcaataagccttccatggggtagcttatcaaatgctttgatgaaatccatatacactacatctactgctctaccttcatcaatgtgtttagccacatccttaaaaaattcaatcaggctcgtaaggcacgaccttttttttaacaaagccatgctgactattcctaatcataccatgcctctccaaatgttcataaatcctgcttctcaggatcttctccatcaacttaccaaccactgaagtaagactcactggtctataatttcctgggatatctctactccctttcttgaataagggaacaacatccacaaatctccaatcctccggaacatcTCCCGTCCTcatcgatgatgcaaagatcatcgccagaggcttagcgatctcctccctcacttcccacagtagcctggagtacatctcgtcgggtcccggtgacttatttaacttgatgctttccaaaagcttcagcacatcctcttccttcatacttacatgctcaaacttttcagtccactgcaagtcatccctacaatcaccaagatccttataagtagtgaatactgaagcaaagtattcattaagtacctctgctaactcctccagttccatacatacttttccactgtcacacttgattggtcctattctctcacatcttatcctcttgctcttcacatacttgtagaatgccttggggttttccttaatcctgtccaccaaggtcttctcatggcccctcctggctctcccaatttcattcttaagctccttcctgctagccttataatcttctagattcctatcattacctagttttttgaacctttcataagctcttcttttcttcttgactagatttacaacagcctttgtacaccatggttcctgtaccctaccatcctttccctgtctcattggaacgtacctatgcagaaccccacacaaatatcccctgaacatttgccatatttcttccattcgtttccctgagaacatctgtttccaattcatgcttccaagttcctgcctgatagcttcatatttcccttactccaattaagcgtTTCCCTTGTCTGTTccgatccctctccaatgctatggtaaaggagatagaattgtgatcaccatttccaaaatgttctcccactgagcgacctgacacctgaccatgttcatttcccaataccagatcaagtacagcctctcctcttgtaggcttacctgcatattgtgtcaagaaaccttcctgaacacacctaacaaacttcactccatctaaaccccttgctctagggagatgccaatcaatatttgggaaattaaaatctcccaccatgacaactctgttactaTTACTTCTTTCCaagatctgtctccctatctgctcctcaatgtccctgttactattgggtggtctataaaaaacacccagtagagttattgaccccttcctctttctaatttccacccacagagactctgcagacaacccctccatgacttcctccttttctgcagccgtgacactatccctgatcaacagtgctatgcccccacctcttttacctccctccctgtcctttctgaaacatctaaaacctggtgaaccttctttacaCTGCCCTTAATACAAATATATAAAAAGGAAGTGTCCTTAGCAAGTAGGACTAAAGAGAATCTTAAGGCATTCTAaatatacatcaagagcaagaaaataactagggagagggcagGACCGCTCAAGGATTAAAAAGCAATGTGCTTAGAGGCAGAGGATATGggtgaggtcctaaatgagtTCTCTGCAtcggtatttactcaggagaagaacatggaggatagggagatgcGTTAATATGCTAGGGTATTTTGAGATAAAGAAATGTAACGTTGACCCATATTCCTCTAAGCCCCTCCTCTCCATGTACTTATCACCCAAGTGCTTCTTAATTTAcactactgtacctgcctcaattaCTTCCTCAGTAGCTCATTCtatacactcaccaccctctgggtgaaaatgttgcccctcagttcacttctaaacctttccacctCACCCTAAATCTCTGCTCCATATTTTTCGGCTCTCCTACCCTGAAGAAAAGATTGTTACCATCCACTTTATTGATGCCTCTCAATTTTAAACACGTCCATAATGTTATCCATTATTCTTCTACATTGCAAAGAATTAAGATCCAGCCTAGTCAACCTCTCCCAATAACTCAGGCCTtctagtcctggcaatatccttgtaaatattttagagtcatagaatctgcactttttccagtttCACTCTGTCTTTCTTATAATAGGGGggctaaaactgtacacaatgctccaagagcAGCCTCACCAGACATATTGTATACAACTGCAATTTAACATCCTAATTCCTACACTCAGTGatctgatttatgaaagccaatatcCAAATCACTTTTTTCACCAGTCTATCTGTCACTTTCAACGAACTATGCATGTGTACTCTTCAGGTGCCTCTGTCCCATCACTGTCCCTAATACATACATATTGCTTTTGCTTTAACATTTCCTTCTTTTGGATGCATAACAACAGATAAAATACAAAGTTGATGATCAACATCGTTAAGCAGAAGCTGCATTAATTCCAGGCTCAGTAAAATTTAACACAAATATACCTCAACAAAAACTTACCAGTTTCTTTTACATATTCCATCTCATTTGTATGTGTCTCATTCACATTTGTTTTCACAGTGTTCTGCAAACTTTCACATAATTTTCCTGATACCTTCCATTTAACTCTTCCAGTTTCAAGGACAGAGGAACATTCATGGGAATTACATTTCTCAAGATGCTTTTTATGGTCACCTGGTGTGGCATCAACAATTTGTGCCAGCGAATTCTGATGAAATTCCTTATCGGCTGGTGCTACTTCTATGGGAGATGAATCTCTCTCCAGAAAAATTAAATTATGCTTGTAATTATCCAGTACTGATAAGTCAGTGGGCAGGACTGGAAAGTGCTCAGCATAGGTAGAAATTGCCTCAGAATTAATTGGGACTGTTTTGTGAGTCAGATGGAttggtttctggatcattgccaTATCTGATGAAAGAGCATGATGAATGGGAGAAGATGCCGATTTACAAGCAGTCTTTCGACCCTTGCGACCAGATGTTTGCCAGTTCATGCTTCTGTAAATCTGAGCTTGTTTTTTCCGAGTCAGAATTGGAATGCTGTTGAATTCATAAGACGTACATTTGCGGTTAGCATGGGAGCCTTTTTCTGTCACTTGCGATGTTACATCTTCAGTGTGAGCTGGTTCATGCTCAACGTTCCCTAATTTATCTTTTTGCTTGACtgaaggaacatctggacaaaCATAAGCATCCTGGTGCATTGAACTTGTGTAAAGATACACAAAACAAGGTTTATCTTCAGCAGCCGTTTCAGCGATCTCCGTTTTGAATTCTGTGTTAGGTTTATTAATGCTTACATCTGAAATTGATACTTTTGGCAACAAGTCCTCATGTGTAATGCAAACATCTTCGGATGAAGGGCTTTCAATAGGGAAGCAAACTTTCTGGTCAATGGTTACAAACAAATTGCAGGGTAGAGTTACATTTAGGTCATTCTCACCAGCTGGCTCTTCAGATGCTGTCCTGTGCTCTGAATCTTCCGTTATCACTACTTATCGAAAAATACAACCAAATATCACATGTAGTTTTGCTTTAAGCCACAGTAATATTTTAAAACTTAATATCAGAATCTAATTACCTTTCCTATATTATCTATGATCCTTAAGTTACTGGCCAAAAGCTAGAATTTTGAACCAATAATTCATGGACATGAGTTTGAGTCCAACCATGCCACCTGAGGAATTCAAACTTAAAtaataaatctggaattaaacAAACAAACCCAAGCTCAGTGATGAAACCATGAAAGTACCGAGATGTTATTAAAACCTTTCTGATTCAGTAATGACCTTCAGGGGAAGGTCTGACCTCTATATAATTCCAGACTCCTCAATGCTGTTAACTTCTAAACTGCTTTCTCAATTCAGAGACAGTTATAAATGTTTAATAAATTGCTAGCAATGACCACATCCTTTGAAAGACTAAGCAATCTAAACAAGGTCTGAACAGTATCTGCAGGTTGTCTGCTCAAAGATAGTGACTTGCGTTTTCACAACTTCTTATCAGGAACAGTGAGATATTAGAATCACAGTCTTGCAGCATGGTCACAGGTCTtacagcccaacttgtccacgcTGACTGTGTTGTCCAGCAAGCTAGGCCCCTCTGATGGATTTGGCGCACAGCATTTGAAACCTCTCCTACCCATGTACTTATTGAAATGATTTTTAAACATTGCTAATGTGTCAAACAATCACATCAGCAAACATCGATATAGACGGTCTTCAAAAGTATTCagaccccacaactattttcacactttactgtctcattttctaaatttaaaatatattgaagtaaaaTTTTTTGAACTAATCTACAATACaagagaaaaattccaaaacctgtcaacaattta containing:
- the LOC134352904 gene encoding uncharacterized protein LOC134352904; this encodes MHQDAYVCPDVPSVKQKDKLGNVEHEPAHTEDVTSQVTEKGSHANRKCTSYEFNSIPILTRKKQAQIYRSMNWQTSGRKGRKTACKSASSPIHHALSSDMAMIQKPIHLTHKTVPINSEAISTYAEHFPVLPTDLSVLDNYKHNLIFLERDSSPIEVAPADKEFHQNSLAQIVDATPGDHKKHLEKCNSHECSSVLETGRVKWKVSGKLCESLQNTVKTNVNETHTNEMEYVKETGVYETANEVQDMESLSKSSQSERCSENDFSPPSAYCSCKETSNLVDVQMLLSEAQQELLNIMTEVFHKLFVQLGDLEFQVQDLVNRLEDLTVTVNEIHSVMNITKTVDYKKINLKVVYCINALRRVG